A stretch of Sulfurimonas xiamenensis DNA encodes these proteins:
- the aguB gene encoding N-carbamoylputrescine amidase: protein MVKVSAIQMQMSEDKVANVDKAEQLTREAAANGAQIILLPELFEGLYFCKDMDEKYFSWAAPREANKLIERFSALAKELQAVILISYFEKSDEGYFNSLVVADADGRVMDNYRKTHIPDGPGYEEKFYFKSGNTGFKVYDTKYAKIGVGICWDQWFCETARALTLMGAEIIFYPTAIGSEPEIGLDSKEHWQRVQMGHAATNTIPVVVANRIGEEAGESCSLTFYGSSFITDYTGAKIAEASRDKEEIIYAEFDIEENQKQRYYWGLIRDRQPNAYDVICH from the coding sequence ATGGTTAAAGTTAGCGCTATTCAGATGCAAATGAGCGAAGATAAAGTTGCAAATGTCGATAAAGCTGAACAATTAACGAGAGAGGCTGCCGCAAATGGTGCGCAGATTATACTTCTTCCTGAGCTTTTTGAGGGTTTGTACTTTTGTAAAGATATGGATGAGAAGTACTTCTCATGGGCAGCGCCAAGAGAAGCAAATAAGCTTATAGAGCGCTTTTCTGCTTTGGCAAAAGAGCTCCAAGCAGTTATTTTGATTAGCTATTTTGAAAAGAGCGATGAGGGTTATTTTAACTCTTTGGTTGTTGCGGATGCAGATGGCAGGGTTATGGACAACTACCGCAAAACACACATTCCAGACGGTCCTGGATATGAGGAGAAGTTTTACTTCAAATCTGGTAATACAGGTTTTAAAGTTTATGATACAAAGTACGCAAAAATAGGTGTCGGCATCTGCTGGGACCAGTGGTTTTGTGAAACGGCAAGAGCTTTAACACTTATGGGAGCGGAGATAATTTTTTATCCGACGGCTATTGGAAGCGAACCTGAAATCGGACTTGATTCAAAAGAGCATTGGCAAAGAGTTCAGATGGGACATGCCGCGACAAACACCATTCCTGTGGTTGTTGCAAATAGAATCGGCGAAGAAGCAGGCGAGAGTTGCAGCTTAACCTTTTACGGTTCATCATTTATAACCGATTACACAGGTGCAAAAATCGCTGAAGCTTCAAGAGATAAAGAAGAGATAATATATGCTGAATTTGATATAGAAGAGAACCAAAAGCAGCGTTATTATTGGGGACTTATAAGAGACAGACAGCCAAATGCTTATGATGTTATTTGTCATTAG
- a CDS encoding CNNM domain-containing protein, whose amino-acid sequence MTLLIVYLSLAILVSFLCSILEAVLLSSTNSYIESLSKNYNDSLVNKLKGLKSNIDKPISSILTVNTFAHTMGAAGVGAQAQILFGEEWQALVAFVITLLILYLSEIIPKTIGALYWKKLLVPSAYIISFMMTISAPFTWFSSFLTSYISRNKKHQSNFSRDEIMAVVAMGEREGAILSKESDLIENLLKLKNIKAKDIMTPRSVVFALSASTTIEEAVEEDRMYIHSRIPVFRETLDDVVGIVFSQRILEESNEDNDNITLESISHEVHMVSENIPVPNLIDQFVKRKTHLFIVYDSYGQTVGVVTLEDAIETLLGVEIVDEMDEIEDMQLFAKDRSKQFQDRMKFERKKIEKAKNT is encoded by the coding sequence ATGACTCTTCTCATTGTTTATCTCTCTCTTGCCATTTTAGTATCATTTTTGTGTTCAATCTTAGAAGCAGTTTTACTCTCAAGCACAAACTCATATATAGAAAGTTTATCAAAAAACTATAATGACAGCCTAGTCAATAAGCTAAAAGGCTTAAAATCAAATATTGATAAACCAATCTCATCAATTTTGACAGTTAATACTTTTGCTCACACAATGGGTGCCGCAGGTGTTGGTGCTCAAGCTCAGATTCTCTTTGGAGAGGAGTGGCAGGCGCTTGTAGCTTTTGTTATAACGCTTCTTATCTTGTACTTATCGGAGATTATCCCAAAAACCATAGGCGCACTTTACTGGAAAAAACTTTTAGTTCCCTCTGCATACATCATCTCGTTTATGATGACTATCAGCGCGCCTTTTACATGGTTTTCATCATTCTTGACTAGCTATATTTCAAGAAATAAAAAGCATCAAAGCAATTTTTCGCGAGATGAAATTATGGCTGTTGTTGCTATGGGCGAGAGAGAAGGGGCAATCCTTAGCAAAGAGAGTGATTTGATAGAAAATCTTTTGAAACTTAAAAATATCAAAGCAAAAGATATTATGACGCCTAGAAGCGTTGTTTTCGCTCTTTCTGCATCAACAACTATTGAAGAAGCAGTAGAAGAGGATCGTATGTATATTCACTCTCGTATTCCTGTTTTTAGAGAAACGCTTGATGATGTTGTCGGTATTGTTTTTAGTCAAAGAATTCTTGAAGAGAGCAATGAAGACAATGATAATATAACATTGGAGAGCATTTCTCATGAAGTGCACATGGTTTCTGAAAATATTCCTGTTCCAAACTTAATTGATCAGTTTGTAAAGCGTAAAACTCATCTTTTTATAGTTTATGACAGTTATGGGCAGACAGTCGGTGTAGTTACTCTTGAAGATGCTATTGAGACGCTTTTGGGTGTTGAGATTGTAGATGAGATGGATGAGATTGAAGATATGCAGCTTTTTGCAAAGGATAGAAGCAAACAGTTTCAAGATAGAATGAAGTTTGAAAGAAAAAAAATAGAAAAAGCTAAAAATACTTAA